A single Brassica rapa cultivar Chiifu-401-42 chromosome A04, CAAS_Brap_v3.01, whole genome shotgun sequence DNA region contains:
- the LOC103864758 gene encoding structural maintenance of chromosomes protein 3, with amino-acid sequence MYIKLVIIEGFKSYKEQVATEIFSPKVNCVVGANGSGKSNFFHAIRFVLSDIFQNLRNEDRHALLHEGAGHQVGSAFVEIVFDNSDNRIPVDKEEIRLRRTIGLKKDEYFLDGKHITKNEVMNLLESAGFSRSNPYYVVQQGKIASLTLMKDPERLDLLKEIGGTRVYEERRRESLKIMQDTGNKRKQIIQVVQYLDERLRELDEEKEELRKYQQLDKQRKSLEYTIYDKELHDTREKLEQVEVARTKASEESTKMYDRVEKAQDESRSLDESLKGLTKELQTLNKEKETVEARRTEAIKKKTKLELDENDFKERIAGNIQSKNDALEQLSLVEREMQDSLKELEAINPLYESQVDKEKQTTKRIMELEKKLSILYQKQGRSTQFSNKAARDKWLRKEIEDLKRVLDLNLNQEQKLQDEIFRLNADLSERDGHIKKCEVEIGELESHISKSHEQFNIKKRERDEEQRKRKEKWGEESELSSELEKLKTELERAKKNLDHATPGDVRRGLSSIKRICSEYKINGVFGPLVELVDCEEKFFTAVEVTAGNSLFHVVVENDDISTQIIKHLNSRKGGRVTFIPLNRVKAPHVNYPQSTDAIPLLRRLKFDSRFAPALGQVFGRTVVCRDLNVATRVAKNDGLDCITLEGDQVSRKGGMTGGFYDHRRSKLRFMNTIIQNTKSINTKEKVLEDVRRQLQVIDQQITQLVTEQQRLEADWTHSKLQVEQLKQEIANANRQKQAIRKALENKEKSLDDIRTQIEQLRSSMAMKEAEMGTELVDHLTPEEREQLSRLNPEIKDLKEKLIAYKTDRIERETRKAELETNLSTNLKRRINELQATIASIEDDSLPSSAGLKTQELDDAKLLVEEITNELESLCRSIDEKTKQVKKYKDEKAKLKALQDDCDMTVQDANKKLEELFSLRNTLLAKQEEYTKKIRGLGPLSSDAFDTYKRKNIKELQKMLHRCTEQLQQFSHVNKKALDQYVNFTEQREELQKRQAELDAGDEKIKELITVLDQRKDESIERTFKGVARNFREVFSKLVQGGHGHLVMTKKKDHDHDDEDDDDDGGRQADAEGRVEKYLGVKVKVSFTGQGETQSMKQLSGGQKTVVALALIFAIQRCDPAPFYLFDEIDAALDPQYRTAVGNMIRGLADDSVSTQFITTTFRPELVKVADKIYGVFHKNRVSIVQVISKDQALDFIEKDQSHDT; translated from the exons ATGTATATTAAGCTG GTTATAATCGAAGGATTCAAGAGTTACAAAGAGCAAGTCGCTACTGAGATTTTCAGCCCCAAAGTTAATTGCGTTG TTGGGGCAAATGGTTCTGGGAAAAGCAACTTCTTCCATG CAATTCGTTTCGTGTTGAGTGACATCTTCCAGAATCTGCGGAATGAAGATAGGCACGCACTACTCCAT GAAGGTGCTGGTCATCAGGTTGGGTCTGCCTTCGTGGAGATTGTGTTTGATAACTCCGACAACCGTATCCCG GTTGATAAGGAAGAAATTCGCTTGCGCCGAACAATTGGCCTGAAGAAGGATGAGTATTTCCTGGACGGGAAACACATTAC AAAAAATGAAGTTATGAATTTACTGGAGAGTGCTGGATTTTCTCGTTCTAATCCGTACTATGTTGTTCAACAAGGAAAG ATAGCCTCATTGACACTGATGAAAGACCCAGAACGGCTGGATCTGCTAAAAGAGATTGGTGGTACCCGTGTTTATGAGGAGAGGCGCCGTGAGAGCTTAAAGATCATGCAGGATACAG GGAATAAACGAAAGCAGATAATCCAAGTTGTGCAATACTTGGATGAGAGACTAAGGGAATTGGacgaagagaaagaagaacttagAAAATACCAACAACTTGATAAGCAGAGAAAATCACTGGAATACACCATTTACGACAAAGAGCTTCACGATACCAGGGAAAAACTGGAACAG GTAGAAGTTGCAAGAACTAAGGCATCTGAAGAGTCTACAAAAATGTATGATAGAGTTGAGAAGGCCCAGGACGAGTCCAGAAGCTTAGATGAGTCGCTGAAAGGACTGACAAAGGAGCTTCAGACATTGAACAAGGAGAAAGAAACTGTTGAAGCACGAAGAACTGAAGCtataaagaagaagacaaaactGGAGCTTGATGAGAATGACTTTAAGGAACGGATTGCCGGAAATATCCAGTCTAAG AATGATGCCCTTGAGCAACTTAGTTTGGTGGAAAGAGAAATGCAGGATTCTTTGAAGGAACTAGAGGCGATTAATCCTTTGTATGAAAGTCAAGTTGACAAGGAGAAGCAGACGACAAAAAG AATCATGGAGCTGGAGAAAAAGCTTAGTATTCTTTATCAGAAACAAGGCCGTTCAACTCAGTTTTCAAATAAGGCTGCACGAGACAAATGGCTCCGCAAGGAGATTGAGGATCTTAAGCGTGTTTTAGACTTAAATTTGAATCAA gaGCAAAAACTTCAGGATGAAATTTTTCGCCTCAATGCTGATTTGTCAGAGCGTGATGGACACATCAAGAAATGTGAAGTTGAAATTGGTGAACTGGAATCTCACATTTCTAAGTCCCATGaacaatttaatattaaaaagagggagagagatgaagaacagagaaaaagaaa GGAAAAATGGGGAGAAGAAAGTGAACTATCTTCTGAACTTGAGAAGTTGAAAACGGAACTTGAAAGGGCAAAGAAAAACCTTGATCATGCCACTCCAGGA GATGTTAGGCGAGGGCTGAGCTCTATTAAACGGATTTGCTCTGAGTATAAGATCAATGGAGTTTTTGGCCCACTTGTTGAGTTGGTTGATTGCGAGGAAAAGTTTTTCACTGCAGTTGAAGTCACTGCGGGAAACAG CTTATTTCACGTGGTAGTGGAGAACGATGATATTTCAACCCAGATAATTAAACACCTGAATTCTCGAAAGGGTGGACGGGTAACCTTCATACCTCTGAATCGAGTAAAGGCGCCTCACGTAAATTATCCACAAAGTACTGATGCAATACCACTACTGAGAAGATTGAAGTTCGATTCTAGATTTGCACCAGCATTGGGCCAG GTTTTTGGTAGAACAGTAGTATGTCGTGACCTGAATGTGGCAACAAGAGTTGCTAAGAACGATGGCTTAGATTGCATAACTCTGGAAG GTGACCAGGTTAGCAGAAAGGGTGGCATGACTGGTGGATTTTATGACCACAGGCGGTCAAAATTGAGATTCATGAATACCATAATACAAAATACAAAGTCGATAAATACGAAGGAGAAGGTGTTGGAGGATGTTAGAAGACAGCTACAAG TGATAGATCAGCAGATCACACAGCTTGTTACTGAGCAGCAGAGGCTTGAAGCAGACTGGACGCATAGCAAACTACAAGTGGAGCAACTGAAGCAAGAGATAGCTAACGCGAATAGGCAGAAACAGGCTATACGTAAAGCCCTTGAAAATAAG GAGAAATCACTAGATGATATTAGAACACAAATTGAGCAACTAAGGTCTAGCATGGCCATGAAGGAAGCTGAAATGGGAACAGAACTTGTGGATCATCTAACGCCAGAGGAAAGGGAGCAATTGTCACGACTAAACCCCGAAATTAAGGATCTTAAGGAGAAACTCATTGCATATAAGACAGATCGCATTGAG AGGGAGACAAGGAAAGCAGAGTTGGAGACTAACTTATCTACCAACTTAAAGAGGAGAATAAATGAGTTACAGGCTACAATAGCTTCCATCGAGGATGATAGTTTGCCTAGTTCAGCTGGCTTAAAAACACAAGAACTCGATGATGCAAAATTGTTGGTTGAAGAGATCACAAACGAGCTCGAAA GTCTCTGTCGAAGCATTGATGAGAAGACTAAGCAGGTCAAGAAATATAAAGATGAGAAAGCGAAGTTAAAG GCATTGCAAGATGACTGTGATATGACAGTGCAAGATGCAAATAAAAAGTTGGAGGAACTGTTCAGCCTTCGCAACACACTCCTCGCTAAGCAAGAAGAGTATACGAAGAAAATTAGAGGATTGGGTCCATTGTCATCTGACGCTTTTGATAC GTACAAACGCAAAAATATCAAGGAGCTGCAGAAGATGCTACACCGATGCACTGAACAACTGCAACAATTCAGCCATGTAAACAAGAAAGCGCTTGATCAATATGTTAATTTCACAGAACAACGAGAAGAACTTCAGAAACGGCAAGCAGAGCTTGATGCAGGAGATGAG AAAATTAAAGAACTGATAACAGTTCTGGATCAGAGGAAAGATGAATCTATAGAACGTACTTTCAAAGGGGTTGCACGCAACTTCCGGGAAGTATTCTCCAAGCTTGTGCAAGGTGGGCATGGTCACCTTGTCATGACGAAGAAAAAG GACCACGatcatgatgatgaagatgatgacgatgatggaGGTCGCCAGGCTGATGCAGAGGGAAGGGTTGAGAAATACCTTGGCGTAAAAGTGAAG GTGTCGTTTACTGGTCAAGGAGAGACACAGTCAATGAAACAATTGTCGGGAGGCCAAAAGACCGTCGTTGCTCTCGCATTAATCTTTGCCATCCAGAGATGCGATCCTGCACCATTCTATCTTTTTGATGAGATTGATGCCGCACTCGATCCTCAGTATCGAACTGCTGTGGGCA ACATGATTCGTGGTTTAGCTGATGACAGTGTAAGCACGCAGTTCATTACCACAACTTTCCGTCCCGAGCTTGTGAAGGTTGCGGATAAGATATATGGAGTGTTTCATAAGAACAGAGTGAGTATTGTGCAAGTTATTTCAAAGGATCAGGCGTTGGACTTCATCGAGAAAGATCAGTCCCATGATACTTGA